One genomic region from Methanonatronarchaeum thermophilum encodes:
- a CDS encoding geranylgeranyl reductase family protein produces MEHEFDGAVVVGAGPSGAKTAEKLSENNIKTLVIEEDNSVGNPVQCAGIVSTRTIEESELKKDNYIQNRVRGAKIHSPNGESIEISRPETQAYIIDRSQFDRKLIESAVQSGANLKLGWRAVNWNGKTLEISTPKNNTKTKKIKPKVVVGADGVKSTIRRSINLPRPQKYLSGAQLTITGTEIEKPDFVEIFLGQKTAPGFFAWSIPTDRKTTRIGLCIDPEMAKKPATEYLKNLIKNHPKLKKHKDKELEWNYGAIPIGYPSKLYDKKTLLVGDAAGQVKPTTGGGVYTGMVCGKTAAKTINRYLDGETQLKEYDTNWRKKLGRELKIGMSLHKTLCSLSDKELDKLIKKLDNPKLIKTIENYGDMDYPSKVAIEILKTKPSLIKYFGVFTTKLLGDLL; encoded by the coding sequence ATGGAACATGAATTCGATGGAGCAGTGGTTGTCGGAGCAGGGCCATCCGGCGCGAAAACAGCGGAAAAACTCTCTGAAAATAATATAAAAACACTTGTAATCGAAGAAGACAACAGCGTAGGCAATCCAGTTCAATGCGCCGGCATAGTAAGCACCAGAACCATAGAAGAAAGTGAACTAAAAAAAGACAACTACATACAGAACAGAGTGAGAGGCGCAAAAATACACTCACCAAACGGAGAATCCATAGAGATAAGCAGGCCGGAAACACAAGCCTACATAATAGATCGATCACAGTTCGACCGAAAACTAATCGAATCAGCAGTGCAGTCAGGAGCAAACCTAAAACTAGGTTGGAGAGCAGTAAACTGGAACGGCAAAACCTTGGAGATCAGCACTCCAAAAAACAATACTAAAACCAAAAAAATAAAACCAAAAGTCGTGGTCGGAGCAGATGGAGTTAAATCAACAATAAGACGCAGCATCAACTTACCAAGACCACAGAAATACCTATCGGGAGCACAACTCACAATCACCGGAACAGAAATCGAAAAACCAGATTTCGTAGAGATATTCCTTGGACAAAAAACAGCCCCCGGTTTTTTCGCCTGGAGCATACCTACAGACAGAAAAACAACACGAATAGGGTTGTGTATAGACCCAGAAATGGCTAAAAAACCCGCAACCGAATACCTAAAAAACCTAATCAAAAACCATCCAAAACTAAAAAAACACAAAGATAAGGAGTTAGAATGGAACTACGGTGCAATACCAATCGGATATCCAAGCAAGCTATATGATAAAAAAACACTGTTGGTTGGTGACGCAGCCGGACAAGTAAAACCAACAACCGGAGGCGGAGTCTACACAGGAATGGTATGCGGTAAAACAGCCGCAAAAACAATAAACAGATATCTAGATGGGGAAACCCAGCTAAAGGAATACGACACAAACTGGAGAAAAAAACTAGGTAGAGAACTAAAAATCGGAATGTCACTACACAAAACACTATGCTCACTATCCGACAAAGAACTTGACAAACTAATAAAAAAACTCGACAACCCTAAACTGATAAAAACAATCGAAAACTACGGAGACATGGATTACCCATCCAAAGTAGCAATAGAAATACTTAAAACCAAACCCTCATTAATCAAATATTTCGGAGTCTTCACCACAAAACTGCTCGGAGACCTACTATGA
- the nucS gene encoding endonuclease NucS codes for MGKINTLEKPTPEKTTRFIKNAIKKSKLLTIAGKCEVDYQGRADGYLPLGERITILKPDGTTLVHQKNNSDPINWQPPGSRPSVKTQNKKVELKSERTSPNETLTITIHETLHTTSYNLTDGAQLTLNKQESQMQKQITKNPEIIEEGLRIIEAERKTGYGRIDLFGRDSQGNNVIIELKRKRVGPKAVDQLQRYIDYYQEKGYKNIRGILVSPSITPNAQKRIEDQKLEHIKLEPPKTKPQRIKTLDQFKNQQ; via the coding sequence TTGGGTAAGATAAACACGCTGGAAAAACCAACCCCGGAAAAAACAACCAGATTTATAAAAAACGCGATAAAGAAATCAAAACTTCTAACTATCGCTGGAAAATGTGAGGTAGATTACCAAGGCCGTGCAGATGGATACCTACCACTTGGAGAAAGAATCACCATACTGAAACCTGATGGCACAACACTTGTTCACCAAAAAAACAACAGCGATCCAATAAACTGGCAGCCACCAGGATCCCGGCCATCAGTAAAAACACAAAACAAAAAGGTAGAACTCAAATCAGAGAGAACATCACCCAACGAAACACTAACAATAACGATACATGAAACACTTCACACAACATCATACAACCTAACAGACGGAGCGCAACTAACACTTAACAAACAAGAATCCCAGATGCAGAAACAGATAACCAAAAACCCAGAGATAATCGAAGAAGGCCTTAGAATAATAGAAGCCGAACGAAAAACAGGATACGGTCGAATAGACCTCTTCGGTAGAGACAGCCAGGGAAACAACGTAATAATAGAACTAAAACGAAAAAGAGTAGGACCTAAAGCCGTAGACCAACTACAGAGATACATAGACTACTACCAAGAGAAAGGATACAAAAACATAAGAGGCATATTGGTAAGTCCATCGATCACACCAAACGCTCAAAAAAGAATAGAAGACCAAAAACTCGAACACATAAAACTAGAACCACCAAAAACAAAACCACAAAGAATAAAAACACTCGACCAATTCAAAAACCAACAATAA
- a CDS encoding CDC48 family AAA ATPase yields MPNKTIKLRVAEARHRDAGRGIARVSTEVMQKLNLTSGDIIQIDGKGTATAVVWPGYPNDPNDAIRIDGSVRNNAGAGIGDKVEVKKVNAQKAKKIAIAPTEEINLRISSDGVRKILEGRPISKGQKIRVEFFGRAINYKVVQTDPAGTVIADSNTKIQINDKPVEEVEEVPQVTYEDIGGLEKELRKVREMIELPMKKPELFQRLGIEPPKGVLLHGPPGTGKTLIAKAVANETDAHFISLGGPEIMSKYYGESEKQLRELFEEAKENSPSIIFIDELDSIAPKREEVSGEVERRVVAQLLSLMDGLEARGEVVVIATTNQINLIDPALRRPGRFDREIEIGVPDRDGRREIFEVHTRSMPLAENINLDEFADRTYGFVGADIESLTKESAMNALRRILPEIDIDADEIPQKVIDELEVEKKDFEQAHKEIEPSAMREVFVEIPDITWKDVGGLEEIKTQLREAVEWPMTYPEAFQKIDTQPPRGIVLHGPPGTGKTLLAKAVANESDANFISVKGPELLSKWVGESEKAVRETFRKAKQSAPTIIFFDEIDSITPRRGGMSGDSQVTERVISQMLTELDGLEERGEVVVIAATNRPDLIDPALLRQGRLEKHIEVGPPDQEARKEIFKVHTQNKPTAKNIDTEKLAKKTDGYVGSDIEGVCKEASMIALREKVKQGMTREEAKKAIQNIKITKNHFEQALEKVRSSKDRGEIEQYQKISKDFQAKREEKIEEPSII; encoded by the coding sequence ATGCCCAATAAAACCATAAAACTAAGAGTAGCAGAAGCAAGACATCGAGACGCCGGAAGAGGCATAGCAAGAGTCTCAACAGAAGTAATGCAAAAACTCAACCTAACCAGCGGAGACATAATCCAAATAGACGGAAAAGGAACAGCCACAGCAGTCGTATGGCCAGGCTACCCAAACGACCCAAACGACGCAATAAGAATCGACGGAAGCGTCCGAAACAACGCAGGAGCCGGAATAGGAGACAAAGTAGAAGTCAAAAAAGTAAACGCACAAAAAGCCAAAAAAATCGCAATCGCCCCAACAGAAGAAATAAACCTCAGAATCTCATCAGACGGAGTCCGCAAAATACTAGAAGGAAGACCAATCTCAAAAGGACAAAAAATAAGAGTAGAATTCTTCGGAAGAGCAATAAACTACAAAGTAGTGCAAACCGACCCAGCAGGAACAGTAATCGCAGACAGCAACACAAAAATCCAGATAAACGACAAACCAGTCGAAGAAGTCGAAGAAGTACCACAAGTAACATACGAAGACATAGGAGGCCTAGAAAAAGAACTCAGAAAAGTCCGAGAAATGATAGAACTACCAATGAAAAAACCAGAACTATTCCAAAGACTAGGAATAGAACCACCAAAAGGAGTCCTACTACACGGCCCACCAGGAACAGGAAAAACACTAATCGCAAAAGCAGTAGCAAACGAAACCGACGCCCACTTCATAAGCCTAGGCGGACCAGAAATAATGAGCAAATACTACGGAGAAAGCGAAAAACAACTAAGAGAACTATTCGAAGAAGCCAAAGAAAACTCACCCTCAATAATATTCATAGACGAACTCGACTCAATCGCACCAAAAAGAGAAGAAGTAAGCGGCGAAGTAGAAAGAAGAGTCGTAGCACAACTACTATCCCTAATGGACGGCCTTGAAGCCAGAGGAGAAGTAGTAGTCATCGCAACAACAAACCAAATAAACCTAATAGACCCAGCACTAAGACGACCCGGACGATTCGACCGAGAAATCGAAATAGGAGTACCAGACCGAGACGGAAGAAGAGAAATATTCGAAGTACACACACGAAGCATGCCACTAGCCGAAAACATAAACCTAGACGAATTCGCAGACAGAACCTACGGATTCGTAGGAGCCGACATAGAATCACTAACAAAAGAATCAGCAATGAACGCACTACGCCGAATACTACCAGAAATAGACATAGACGCAGACGAAATACCACAAAAAGTAATCGACGAACTAGAAGTCGAGAAAAAAGACTTCGAACAAGCACACAAAGAAATAGAGCCCTCAGCAATGAGAGAAGTATTCGTAGAAATACCAGACATAACATGGAAAGACGTCGGAGGCCTAGAAGAAATAAAAACACAACTAAGAGAAGCAGTCGAATGGCCAATGACATACCCCGAAGCATTCCAAAAAATAGACACCCAACCACCAAGAGGAATCGTACTACACGGCCCACCAGGAACAGGAAAAACACTACTCGCAAAAGCAGTAGCAAACGAATCAGACGCAAACTTCATCTCAGTAAAAGGACCCGAACTACTCAGCAAATGGGTAGGAGAATCAGAAAAAGCAGTAAGAGAAACATTCAGAAAAGCAAAACAATCAGCACCCACAATAATATTCTTCGACGAAATCGACAGCATAACACCAAGACGAGGAGGAATGTCCGGAGACAGCCAAGTAACAGAAAGAGTAATAAGCCAAATGCTAACAGAACTCGACGGACTCGAAGAAAGAGGAGAAGTAGTAGTAATAGCAGCAACAAACAGACCCGACCTAATAGACCCAGCACTACTCCGACAAGGAAGACTAGAAAAACACATAGAAGTAGGACCACCAGACCAAGAAGCCAGAAAAGAAATATTCAAAGTACACACCCAAAACAAACCAACCGCCAAAAACATAGACACAGAAAAACTAGCCAAAAAAACAGACGGATACGTAGGATCCGACATAGAAGGCGTATGCAAAGAAGCATCAATGATAGCCCTAAGAGAAAAAGTAAAACAAGGAATGACAAGAGAAGAAGCCAAAAAAGCAATCCAAAACATAAAAATAACCAAAAACCACTTCGAACAAGCACTAGAAAAAGTCAGATCCTCAAAAGACCGAGGAGAAATCGAACAATACCAAAAAATATCAAAAGACTTCCAAGCAAAAAGAGAAGAAAAAATCGAAGAACCAAGCATAATCTAA
- a CDS encoding ArsR/SmtB family transcription factor — MKNQKNTLNILGNKNRRKILEMLAEKPMYVTEISKKLETGRKAVIEHLQILENHELIKPYKKGNRKYYKINKTLMLQIIITQNTTQIQIEDLEMTQNDINQARTTFPEIERMERKKYEINQDFRQILTLIREIEEQCQKIKKTEKRLYQLIDELMHTGQQIVNKKVTNQKEKDILLEMMKEGQVRPEELSKRLNLEIDDIYEAVKNLREKNIL; from the coding sequence TTGAAAAACCAAAAAAACACACTAAACATCCTCGGCAACAAAAACCGAAGAAAAATACTAGAAATGCTCGCAGAAAAACCAATGTACGTAACAGAAATCTCAAAAAAACTAGAAACAGGTAGAAAAGCAGTCATCGAACACCTCCAAATACTCGAAAACCACGAACTGATCAAACCATACAAAAAAGGCAACAGAAAATACTACAAAATCAACAAAACCCTAATGCTACAAATAATAATCACACAAAACACAACCCAAATCCAAATCGAAGACCTAGAAATGACACAAAACGACATAAACCAAGCAAGAACAACCTTCCCAGAAATCGAACGCATGGAACGAAAAAAATACGAAATAAACCAAGACTTCCGCCAAATACTCACACTAATCAGAGAAATCGAAGAACAATGCCAAAAAATCAAAAAAACAGAAAAACGCCTCTACCAACTAATAGACGAACTAATGCACACAGGCCAACAAATAGTCAACAAAAAAGTCACAAACCAAAAAGAAAAAGACATACTCCTAGAAATGATGAAAGAAGGACAAGTAAGACCCGAAGAACTCTCAAAACGCCTAAACCTCGAAATAGACGACATATACGAAGCAGTAAAAAACCTAAGAGAAAAAAACATCCTATAA